The Carnobacterium sp. 17-4 genome has a window encoding:
- a CDS encoding ABC transporter ATP-binding protein, which yields MGIYKKLGWFFKQEKKAYITGVIFLFLVAIIQLIPPRIVGIIVDEVGQGTLTPKKLIQWLSFLVVAAIASYLFRYIWRVNIWGTSAKLERILRTRLFNHFTEMDNSFFQKYRTGDLMAHATNDLTAVRNVAGGGILTLADSIITGGTTIIAMALVVDWRLTLIALIPLPLLAIASRVLGSKLHERFRGAQAAFSNMNDKAQESISGMKVLKTFGQEDEDVEEFRQKTEQVVAENRKVYKIDSLFDPTITFIMGISYVLTIVMGGRYINSGTITIGDLISFINYIAMLVWPMFAIGRLFNILERGSASYNRVEKLLLERSKIIEKPSALTKEIRGDIHYSIDKFSYPKSDVPALKEVHFELKRGQTLGVVGKTGAGKTSIFKLLLREYDRYRGRILYGNEDIRDYTLDALLQQIGYVPQDQFLFSTSIKENIRFANPELSQEEVEKAAELTAIHSDIMEMPNGYDTVVGERGVSLSGGQKQRISIARALIIKPELLILDDALSAVDAKTEERILSALKKERSEQTTIIAAHRISSVMHADEIIVIDNGEVIERGTHADLLIQNGWYKEMFDSQQLEQKIEGGAD from the coding sequence ATGGGAATTTATAAAAAATTAGGTTGGTTTTTTAAACAAGAAAAAAAGGCATATATTACGGGTGTGATATTTTTGTTTCTTGTAGCGATTATTCAATTAATTCCTCCTAGGATAGTGGGAATTATTGTAGATGAAGTTGGTCAAGGAACGTTAACGCCTAAAAAGCTGATCCAATGGTTAAGTTTTTTAGTAGTGGCGGCAATTGCGAGTTATCTGTTTCGTTACATTTGGCGTGTAAATATTTGGGGAACATCTGCTAAATTGGAACGGATACTTAGAACACGGTTATTTAATCACTTTACTGAAATGGACAATAGTTTTTTTCAAAAATATCGTACTGGGGATTTAATGGCACATGCAACAAATGATTTAACAGCAGTTCGAAATGTAGCAGGTGGTGGGATATTGACCTTAGCTGATTCAATTATTACGGGGGGTACAACGATCATTGCCATGGCTCTAGTAGTTGACTGGAGATTAACGTTGATTGCGTTGATACCACTCCCATTGCTTGCTATAGCCTCACGTGTTTTGGGTTCAAAACTCCATGAGCGATTTAGAGGAGCGCAAGCGGCTTTTTCTAATATGAATGATAAAGCGCAAGAGAGTATATCAGGAATGAAAGTCTTAAAAACATTCGGTCAAGAAGATGAAGACGTAGAAGAATTCAGACAAAAAACGGAACAAGTAGTTGCTGAAAATAGAAAAGTCTATAAAATTGATTCATTATTTGACCCTACGATTACTTTTATCATGGGGATTTCATATGTACTGACCATCGTAATGGGTGGGAGATATATAAACTCAGGCACCATAACTATTGGTGACTTAATTTCTTTTATCAACTATATAGCTATGCTTGTATGGCCTATGTTTGCCATCGGTCGTTTATTTAATATCTTGGAGCGTGGAAGTGCAAGCTATAATCGAGTTGAGAAACTGCTTTTAGAACGTTCAAAAATTATTGAAAAACCCTCAGCATTAACAAAAGAAATAAGAGGAGATATTCACTATTCCATTGATAAATTTTCTTACCCTAAATCCGATGTTCCGGCGCTAAAAGAGGTTCATTTTGAATTGAAACGTGGACAAACACTTGGTGTAGTAGGGAAAACAGGAGCTGGGAAAACCAGTATTTTTAAATTGCTTTTAAGAGAATACGATCGTTATCGTGGACGTATTTTATATGGGAATGAAGATATCAGAGACTACACATTAGATGCTTTGCTACAGCAAATTGGTTATGTGCCACAAGACCAATTTTTGTTCTCAACGAGTATCAAAGAAAACATTCGCTTTGCTAATCCAGAACTATCACAAGAAGAAGTTGAAAAAGCTGCAGAGTTAACGGCCATTCATTCTGATATCATGGAAATGCCTAATGGGTATGATACGGTAGTCGGAGAACGGGGAGTTTCATTATCGGGAGGTCAAAAACAACGGATCTCAATTGCTCGTGCGCTAATCATTAAACCAGAGCTGTTAATTCTAGACGATGCTTTATCAGCAGTGGATGCTAAAACTGAAGAGAGAATATTATCTGCTTTGAAAAAAGAACGTTCGGAACAAACAACGATTATAGCTGCTCATCGAATCAGCAGTGTTATGCATGCAGATGAAATTATTGTTATCGACAATGGTGAGGTTATTGAACGAGGAACACATGCTGATTTACTCATTCAAAATGGATGGTATAAAGAGATGTTTGATAGTCAGCAGCTTGAACAAAAAATTGAAGGAGGTGCAGACTAG
- a CDS encoding ABC transporter ATP-binding protein — translation MEQESVWSKSFTTKEQVTILRRIITFASPFKFQFTAGILFGVLLAITNIILPRILQVFIDNYLSKGTATNQIIGMFALIYFGMTMVKIVFWYLNLYLYNMASEQTVENIRNAIFKKLHTLGMRFFDQTPAGSIVTRVTNDTETIKEFWSVFLTIIQGMLGVITSLIAMMLLNVQISLWIVALIPILGVVIWYYQKFSSRLYRNMREKLSLLNAKLAESVNGMSIIQQFRQEKRLQKEFDETNMDYYKLRYAMVKTNSILLSPVIDFLYTLSLILILGFFGYDSLNGPVSVGVIYAFTSYARNFFNPMTSMMDSLSIFQDGIVSSSRVLNVLDNDEYTPQQHKTADAEIQAAKIEFKHVSFSYDGKHNVLNDISFVALPGQTVALVGHTGSGKSSIINVMMRFYEFFEGEILIDDIPIRNYPIKELRKKMGLVLQDSFLFYGTIKDNIRLKNPSITDFQIEEAAQFVQADTFIEKLPNQYDSKVIERGASYSTGQKQLISFASTIVTDPKILILDEATANIDTETEALIQEGLRKMRKGRTTLAIAHRLSTIRDADLILVLDHGRIVERGTHDELIQQNGIYYDMYRLQNNGLQNEESVSESI, via the coding sequence GTGGAACAAGAATCAGTTTGGTCAAAATCATTTACCACTAAAGAACAAGTGACTATTTTAAGACGGATCATTACGTTTGCCTCACCCTTCAAATTTCAATTCACAGCTGGTATCTTATTTGGTGTTTTGTTAGCTATCACAAATATTATTTTGCCAAGGATCCTTCAGGTGTTTATTGACAATTATTTATCAAAAGGGACGGCAACAAATCAAATTATTGGAATGTTTGCTTTAATTTATTTTGGTATGACGATGGTAAAAATTGTTTTTTGGTACCTGAATCTTTATTTATATAATATGGCTTCTGAACAAACAGTAGAAAATATCCGTAATGCAATTTTTAAAAAACTGCACACTTTAGGTATGCGTTTTTTTGATCAAACTCCTGCTGGTTCAATTGTTACAAGAGTGACAAATGATACAGAAACCATTAAAGAATTTTGGTCGGTATTCCTGACGATCATACAAGGGATGCTGGGCGTTATCACATCTCTTATTGCTATGATGCTTTTGAATGTTCAGATTTCTCTATGGATCGTTGCGTTGATCCCGATATTAGGAGTGGTCATATGGTATTATCAAAAGTTTAGTTCAAGATTGTACCGAAATATGAGAGAAAAATTAAGTTTGTTAAATGCAAAATTAGCTGAATCAGTTAATGGAATGAGTATTATCCAGCAATTTCGTCAAGAAAAAAGATTACAAAAAGAGTTTGATGAAACGAATATGGATTATTATAAATTACGCTATGCAATGGTGAAGACAAATTCAATTTTATTAAGTCCAGTGATCGATTTTCTATATACCCTTTCACTAATTCTTATTTTAGGTTTTTTTGGATATGATTCGTTAAACGGACCTGTAAGTGTAGGGGTGATTTATGCATTTACATCCTATGCGCGCAACTTCTTCAATCCTATGACGAGCATGATGGATAGCTTGAGCATCTTTCAAGATGGTATAGTTTCAAGCAGTCGAGTGTTGAATGTATTAGATAATGATGAATATACACCACAACAGCACAAAACAGCAGACGCTGAAATTCAGGCTGCTAAAATTGAATTTAAACATGTGAGTTTTTCTTATGATGGCAAACACAATGTATTAAACGATATTTCTTTTGTTGCTTTACCTGGACAAACGGTTGCCTTGGTAGGTCATACAGGGAGTGGTAAAAGTTCTATCATTAATGTTATGATGCGCTTTTATGAATTTTTTGAAGGTGAAATTTTGATTGATGATATTCCTATTAGAAATTATCCGATAAAGGAATTAAGGAAAAAAATGGGATTAGTTTTACAAGATTCCTTTTTATTTTACGGGACGATCAAAGACAACATCCGCTTGAAAAATCCATCTATAACAGATTTTCAAATAGAAGAAGCTGCTCAATTTGTTCAAGCAGATACCTTTATTGAGAAATTGCCGAACCAATATGATTCTAAAGTCATTGAGCGGGGAGCCAGTTATTCAACAGGGCAAAAGCAATTGATTTCTTTTGCCAGTACAATAGTTACTGATCCTAAAATTTTGATTTTGGATGAAGCAACGGCAAATATTGATACTGAAACCGAAGCACTGATTCAAGAAGGGCTCAGAAAAATGCGAAAAGGTCGTACAACGTTGGCTATTGCTCATCGTCTATCTACCATTCGTGATGCTGATTTAATTCTTGTCTTGGACCATGGAAGAATTGTCGAGCGCGGCACCCATGATGAGTTGATTCAACAAAATGGCATCTATTATGATATGTATCGCTTGCAAAATAATGGTCTTCAGAACGAAGAAAGTGTGTCCGAAAGCATTTAG
- a CDS encoding lysophospholipid acyltransferase family protein, whose protein sequence is MFYRILRGTLRFLLAILNGNAHYENRDKLPTDTSYILVAPHRTWIDPVYLAIAASPKPFTFMAKKELFKNPILSWIIRHANAFPVDRANPGPSAIKTPVKILKKGNLSLMIFPTGTRHSNEIKGGAATIAKLSGVPIIPAVYQGPMTLSGLLTRKKVTVRFGDPITIDRTVKLSKDNLKAIDEQIQHAFDQLDKEIDPSFKYDFTK, encoded by the coding sequence TTGTTTTATAGAATTTTACGCGGCACTTTACGCTTTTTGTTAGCGATTTTAAATGGCAATGCCCATTATGAAAATCGTGACAAACTTCCAACAGATACATCATATATATTAGTGGCACCCCATAGAACCTGGATTGACCCAGTCTATTTAGCCATAGCTGCTAGCCCTAAACCATTTACATTTATGGCAAAAAAAGAATTGTTCAAAAATCCTATCCTTAGTTGGATCATCAGACACGCAAATGCTTTTCCAGTCGATCGGGCTAATCCAGGTCCAAGTGCTATTAAAACGCCAGTGAAGATCCTTAAAAAGGGCAATTTAAGTTTAATGATTTTCCCAACAGGAACAAGACATTCAAATGAAATAAAAGGTGGCGCTGCTACAATTGCTAAATTAAGCGGTGTACCAATCATTCCAGCTGTTTATCAAGGACCCATGACTTTAAGCGGGCTGTTAACAAGGAAAAAAGTGACTGTGCGTTTTGGAGATCCAATCACTATAGATCGCACAGTAAAACTTTCAAAAGATAACTTAAAGGCAATCGATGAACAAATTCAACATGCCTTTGACCAATTAGATAAGGAAATTGATCCTTCATTTAAATACGACTTTACAAAATAA
- a CDS encoding DEAD/DEAH box helicase, translating to MKWSIPERVIEQGRQYVAEKRVLSVNSILDKKIWSAEVMGSDIFHVELDGSTKEDDFCECLYWKNHGYCKHTVAVELELRDRKISRVMTAENAKKVAIDSPNPGQELTESFTRIFLNENRKMTASAKQKQSLKIEYKVEVKPMTTALIRTSFDVLALSFKAGTDKMYIIKDLPLFLESFIKKETVELKAGQEINFKDISIRKEDNEILTNLYKQQKSIQLLSGENKDAKSLLSNSRYLILMTALAEETLLDLQDSGNLQFVAATSTHKTIMFVEDKMPFSFDISQKNNTVMLSITSLADSHLKEYDWFVADNIVFQPTLEQMRAYRPLQQFLQRYDSDNITIEPTDMPDFTAYVMPLLMKIGNVSIDDQLKDSFVQEPLATSVYFEYRNEAVHATVEFNYKHMILSTDPSKNQLPEEGVQIIRDSEKEMKVINQLIGFDYHRTDTNYTKRMVRDDDFYTLFTKEIPTLELDATVYVDDLLDSMFLNQIDPETIIDLQNEGSFLDVRFDIKGITPEEVDDVLKSLVEKKAFHKFDNGTILSLESESFKQVSDVLNELRVTKKFQNGGVQLPSYRGLELNEKFSLDEKTKGTVSKKFKNLIRDLNFPEEFEVDVPKSLNAELRPYQKTGFQWLKMLSQYGFGGILADDMGLGKTIQVITYILSEIEEKGENDPFLIVAPASLIYNWHFEIEKFAPSVESIVISGTAEERMQLIENVKPNQVLITSYPSFRQDVVHYKKMPFSTLILDESQMVKNHNTKTSQALRDLTIKKRFALSGTPIENKIEELWAIFQLIMPGFFPSIKKFKTLSNEQIAKMIRPFVLRRIKKDVLKELPDKIETNLYSQMTKEQKTVYLAYLQRIQESVNSMNGAEFKKNRIEILAGLTRLRQICCDPKLFIDDYEGSSGKLEQLKETIQTARENGRRILIFSQFTSMLAIIEKELDEQEVETFYLSGQTKPKERIEMVNKFNAGEKDVFLISLKAGGTGLNLTGADMVILYDLWWNPAVEEQAAGRAHRIGQKKVVQVLRLIAEGTIEEKIDQLQQEKKALFDQIITEDGTIQKEGSQLSEDDIREILSIGM from the coding sequence ATGAAATGGAGTATACCAGAACGCGTGATTGAGCAAGGAAGACAATACGTTGCAGAAAAACGCGTCCTTTCAGTCAACTCAATATTAGATAAAAAAATATGGTCTGCCGAAGTCATGGGGAGCGACATATTTCATGTTGAATTAGATGGTTCAACCAAGGAAGATGATTTTTGTGAATGTCTTTATTGGAAAAATCATGGCTATTGCAAACATACAGTTGCTGTTGAACTGGAATTGAGAGACAGAAAAATCAGCCGAGTAATGACAGCTGAGAATGCAAAAAAAGTCGCTATTGACTCACCTAATCCAGGTCAAGAGTTAACGGAGTCTTTTACGCGTATATTTTTAAATGAAAATAGAAAAATGACTGCTTCTGCTAAACAAAAACAATCATTGAAAATAGAATATAAAGTTGAAGTAAAACCAATGACTACTGCACTTATAAGAACCTCATTTGATGTACTAGCCTTAAGTTTTAAAGCTGGAACAGATAAAATGTATATTATAAAAGATTTACCATTATTTTTAGAGAGTTTTATTAAAAAGGAAACGGTAGAGTTAAAAGCCGGTCAAGAAATTAATTTTAAAGATATTTCGATTAGAAAAGAAGACAATGAAATTTTAACAAATCTATATAAGCAACAGAAATCTATTCAATTGCTTTCTGGAGAAAATAAAGATGCAAAATCATTATTGTCAAACAGTCGTTATTTGATATTGATGACTGCCTTAGCGGAAGAAACACTTTTAGATTTACAAGATAGTGGGAATTTGCAGTTTGTTGCAGCAACTAGCACGCATAAAACTATTATGTTTGTAGAAGATAAAATGCCATTTTCTTTTGATATTTCACAAAAAAATAATACGGTAATGTTGTCCATTACAAGTCTAGCAGACAGCCATCTAAAAGAATACGATTGGTTTGTTGCTGACAACATTGTATTCCAGCCAACATTAGAACAGATGCGTGCATATCGTCCGCTACAACAATTTTTACAACGGTACGATAGCGACAATATTACAATAGAACCTACAGATATGCCAGATTTTACTGCCTATGTCATGCCGTTACTTATGAAAATAGGAAATGTCTCGATTGATGATCAATTGAAAGATTCTTTTGTGCAAGAACCTTTAGCAACATCCGTTTATTTTGAATATCGGAATGAGGCAGTACATGCGACAGTAGAGTTTAATTATAAACACATGATTTTGTCTACTGACCCTTCTAAAAATCAATTACCAGAAGAAGGCGTACAAATTATTCGAGACAGTGAAAAAGAAATGAAAGTCATTAATCAGCTTATTGGATTTGATTACCACCGTACAGATACAAATTATACGAAACGTATGGTTCGTGATGATGATTTTTATACCTTATTTACAAAAGAGATTCCAACACTAGAATTAGATGCTACTGTTTATGTAGATGATTTGTTGGACAGTATGTTCTTGAATCAAATTGATCCTGAAACTATTATCGACTTGCAAAATGAAGGGTCATTTCTGGATGTCCGTTTTGATATTAAAGGAATTACACCGGAAGAAGTAGATGATGTATTGAAAAGTTTAGTAGAAAAAAAAGCTTTTCATAAATTTGATAATGGAACCATTCTTTCATTAGAATCAGAAAGCTTCAAGCAAGTCAGCGATGTATTAAACGAATTGCGCGTCACAAAGAAATTTCAAAATGGTGGGGTCCAACTGCCAAGCTATCGTGGTTTAGAACTGAATGAAAAATTTTCACTGGATGAAAAAACCAAAGGAACCGTATCAAAGAAATTCAAAAACTTGATACGCGATTTAAACTTCCCAGAAGAATTTGAAGTTGACGTTCCTAAGTCTTTAAATGCTGAATTAAGACCTTACCAAAAAACAGGATTTCAGTGGTTAAAAATGTTGTCTCAATATGGATTTGGCGGTATCTTAGCGGACGATATGGGACTGGGGAAAACCATTCAAGTCATCACTTATATTTTATCTGAAATTGAGGAAAAGGGGGAAAATGATCCTTTCCTTATCGTTGCTCCAGCGTCGTTGATCTATAATTGGCATTTTGAAATTGAAAAATTTGCTCCTTCAGTTGAAAGTATCGTGATATCTGGTACAGCAGAAGAAAGAATGCAGTTGATTGAAAATGTTAAGCCAAATCAAGTTTTGATTACATCCTATCCTAGTTTTAGGCAAGATGTTGTTCATTATAAGAAAATGCCGTTTAGCACACTGATTTTAGACGAATCGCAAATGGTGAAAAATCATAACACGAAAACGTCTCAAGCGTTAAGAGACCTAACCATAAAAAAACGTTTTGCATTAAGTGGAACACCTATTGAAAATAAAATTGAAGAATTATGGGCAATTTTCCAATTGATTATGCCAGGATTTTTTCCTTCAATCAAAAAATTCAAAACTCTTTCAAATGAGCAGATTGCTAAAATGATTCGTCCTTTTGTATTAAGACGAATCAAAAAAGATGTGCTGAAAGAGTTACCAGATAAAATTGAAACCAACTTATACAGTCAAATGACAAAAGAACAAAAAACTGTCTACCTTGCATATTTACAACGAATCCAAGAAAGTGTAAATAGCATGAATGGAGCAGAATTTAAAAAGAATCGTATCGAGATCTTGGCAGGATTAACACGTCTAAGACAAATTTGTTGTGATCCTAAATTATTCATTGATGATTACGAAGGCAGTTCCGGAAAATTGGAGCAACTTAAAGAAACGATTCAAACTGCAAGAGAGAATGGGAGACGTATTTTAATTTTTTCTCAATTTACTTCTATGCTGGCAATTATTGAAAAAGAATTAGATGAGCAAGAAGTTGAAACATTTTATTTAAGTGGTCAAACAAAACCAAAAGAACGAATTGAAATGGTTAATAAATTTAATGCTGGAGAAAAAGATGTATTCCTTATTTCCCTTAAAGCAGGTGGAACAGGATTGAATCTTACCGGTGCCGATATGGTTATTCTTTATGATCTATGGTGGAACCCAGCAGTTGAAGAACAGGCAGCAGGCCGTGCACATAGAATCGGACAGAAAAAAGTTGTCCAAGTGTTACGTCTAATTGCTGAAGGAACTATTGAGGAGAAAATCGACCAATTGCAACAAGAGAAAAAGGCCTTGTTTGATCAAATTATTACAGAAGACGGAACGATACAAAAAGAAGGAAGTCAGTTAAGTGAAGATGACATTCGTGAAATTTTGAGTATCGGGATGTAA
- the rpsB gene encoding 30S ribosomal protein S2 — protein MAVISMKQLLEAGVHFGHQTRRWNPKMKRYIFTERNGIYIIDLQKTVKLADTAYNYMKEVSENGGIALFVGTKKQAQEAIKDEATRSGQYFVNHRWLGGTLTNWDTIQKRIKRLKAINKMEEDGTFDLLPKKEVGILIKQRDRLEKFLGGIQDMPRIPDVMFVVDPRKERIAIQEAHKLNIPVVAMVDTNCDPDEIDVIIPSNDDAIRAVKLITSKMADAMIEGNQGEDEVVEETFTAEAPEASETASIEEIVEVVEGKNAE, from the coding sequence ATGGCAGTAATTTCAATGAAACAATTGCTTGAAGCAGGAGTTCATTTTGGTCACCAAACACGTCGTTGGAACCCTAAAATGAAACGTTACATCTTTACAGAAAGAAACGGTATCTACATCATCGACTTACAAAAAACTGTTAAGTTAGCTGATACAGCATACAACTACATGAAAGAAGTATCTGAAAATGGCGGAATCGCTTTATTCGTTGGTACTAAAAAACAAGCACAAGAAGCTATTAAAGACGAAGCAACTCGTTCTGGACAATACTTTGTAAACCACCGTTGGTTAGGTGGAACATTAACAAACTGGGACACTATCCAAAAACGTATCAAACGTTTGAAAGCTATCAACAAAATGGAAGAAGACGGAACTTTTGATTTGCTTCCTAAAAAAGAAGTCGGAATCTTGATCAAACAACGTGACCGTCTTGAAAAATTCTTAGGTGGTATTCAAGATATGCCAAGAATTCCAGATGTAATGTTTGTTGTTGACCCTCGTAAAGAACGTATTGCGATTCAAGAAGCACACAAATTAAACATTCCAGTAGTAGCAATGGTTGATACTAACTGTGATCCAGATGAGATCGATGTTATCATCCCATCAAACGATGACGCTATCCGCGCTGTTAAATTGATTACTTCAAAAATGGCTGATGCTATGATCGAAGGAAATCAAGGTGAAGATGAAGTTGTTGAAGAAACTTTCACAGCTGAAGCGCCAGAAGCTTCTGAAACTGCTTCAATTGAAGAAATCGTTGAAGTTGTTGAAGGAAAAAACGCTGAATAA